The following proteins come from a genomic window of Ornithinimicrobium cryptoxanthini:
- a CDS encoding dodecin, producing MSNHVYAISELVGSSPDGVEAAVNNALQSASQTVRNLDWFEVTEVRGHLTDGKVADWQVGIKLGFRVDK from the coding sequence ATGTCCAACCACGTGTATGCGATCTCAGAACTGGTCGGCAGTTCCCCCGACGGAGTGGAGGCCGCCGTGAACAACGCGCTGCAGTCCGCCAGCCAGACCGTGCGCAACCTGGACTGGTTCGAGGTGACCGAGGTCCGAGGCCACCTCACTGACGGCAAGGTGGCCGACTGGCAGGTGGGCATCAAGCTCGGGTTCCGCGTCGACAAGTAG
- a CDS encoding aldehyde dehydrogenase — protein MTTTETVDTVPTESTRPFFGHVIGNQEIGSIDGATFESVDPWGREPWADVALGTAADADAAVTAARTAFDEGPWPRMGFHERARLIHRLADLIEEHTDELAMADTRDMGKPITQARHDVARSAQNFRFFADHARLSVAETLPMDTGHHTYTRYEAAGVVVAIAPWNFPLMLETWKVAPALAWGNTVVLKPAEDTPTSATILARLAIEAGFPEGVFNVVHGYGPDSVGSALTEDTRVDRITFTGESGTGKVIGKVAAGNLTPVSLELGGKGANIVFADADLDNAVHWSVQAIFRNAGQVCLAGSRLFVAREIYDEFMERFVAAAQALVPADPKTEESAFGPLASQEHYDKVRGYLDSVEDEGGTIATGGAGEGLVIRPTIVTGLPLDAPHVTQEIFGPLVVVHPFDTEAEAVHLANDTPYGLNAMVFTENLHRAHRVSAQLDAGTVWVNCFFIRDLRAPFGGFGDSGVGREGGLFSRDFFTEPKAVVMQISTE, from the coding sequence ATGACCACCACCGAGACCGTGGACACCGTCCCGACCGAGAGCACCCGCCCGTTCTTCGGGCACGTCATCGGCAACCAGGAGATCGGCTCGATCGACGGCGCCACCTTCGAGTCCGTCGACCCCTGGGGCCGCGAGCCCTGGGCCGACGTCGCCCTCGGCACGGCCGCCGACGCCGACGCGGCGGTGACCGCCGCCCGCACGGCCTTCGACGAAGGACCCTGGCCGCGGATGGGCTTCCACGAGCGCGCCCGGCTGATCCACCGCCTGGCCGACCTCATCGAGGAGCACACCGACGAGCTGGCCATGGCCGACACCCGCGACATGGGCAAGCCGATCACCCAGGCCCGCCACGACGTCGCCCGCTCGGCCCAGAACTTCCGCTTCTTCGCCGACCACGCGCGCCTGTCCGTGGCCGAGACCCTGCCGATGGACACCGGTCACCACACCTACACCCGCTACGAGGCCGCCGGCGTCGTGGTGGCCATTGCCCCGTGGAACTTCCCGCTCATGCTGGAGACCTGGAAGGTGGCCCCGGCCCTGGCCTGGGGCAACACGGTGGTCCTCAAGCCCGCAGAGGACACCCCGACCTCGGCCACGATCCTGGCTCGCCTGGCCATCGAGGCCGGCTTCCCCGAGGGCGTCTTCAACGTCGTGCACGGCTACGGCCCCGACTCGGTCGGCTCGGCGCTGACCGAGGACACCCGCGTCGACCGGATCACCTTCACCGGTGAGTCCGGCACCGGCAAGGTCATCGGCAAGGTCGCCGCAGGCAACCTCACCCCGGTCAGCCTCGAGCTGGGCGGCAAGGGCGCCAACATCGTCTTCGCCGACGCCGACCTCGACAACGCCGTGCACTGGTCGGTCCAGGCGATCTTCCGCAACGCCGGCCAGGTCTGTCTGGCCGGGTCGCGGCTGTTCGTCGCCCGTGAGATCTATGACGAGTTCATGGAGCGCTTCGTCGCGGCAGCGCAGGCGTTGGTCCCGGCCGACCCGAAGACCGAGGAGAGTGCCTTCGGGCCGCTCGCCTCCCAGGAGCACTACGACAAGGTCCGCGGCTACCTCGACAGCGTCGAGGACGAGGGCGGCACCATCGCCACCGGTGGAGCGGGCGAGGGTCTGGTGATCCGCCCGACCATCGTGACCGGCCTGCCCCTGGACGCCCCGCACGTCACGCAGGAGATCTTCGGCCCGCTCGTGGTCGTCCACCCCTTCGACACCGAGGCCGAGGCGGTGCACCTGGCCAACGACACGCCATACGGCCTGAACGCCATGGTCTTCACCGAGAACCTGCACCGCGCCCACCGCGTCTCCGCCCAGCTCGACGCGGGCACGGTCTGGGTCAACTGCTTCTTCATCCGCGACCTGCGCGCCCCCTTCGGTGGGTTCGGCGACTCCGGCGTCGGCCGAGAAGGCGGCCTCTTCAGCCGCGACTTCTTCACCGAGCCCAAGGCCGTCGTCATGCAGATCAGCACCGAGTAG
- a CDS encoding 2-keto-4-pentenoate hydratase produces the protein MSETTQSTWTAESVAAELIRCEDERVDRESFSDDWPDLDVATAYQIQDLTLAKRLARGGQIVGVKLGLTSKAKQQTMSVDSPIVAWLTDGMVLPTEGPAKVSDFIHPRVEPELVVTLKADLRGPGVTPAQALDAVGSVLAGVEVIDSRYRNFRFTHQDVVADNASSGAYVTGTVAKTVPEVDLALEAVLVEVDGAVVDTATGAAIMGHPAEALAAAANMLGARGITMEAGWVVLLGAMTDAVPVQAGTTLAFHYTNLGSIYLSWED, from the coding sequence ATGAGCGAGACGACACAGTCCACCTGGACGGCCGAGTCCGTGGCGGCAGAGCTGATCCGCTGCGAGGACGAGCGCGTCGACCGCGAGTCGTTCAGCGACGACTGGCCGGACCTGGACGTGGCGACGGCCTATCAGATCCAGGATCTGACCCTGGCGAAGCGGTTGGCCCGCGGCGGGCAGATCGTCGGCGTCAAGCTCGGTCTGACCAGCAAGGCCAAGCAGCAGACGATGAGCGTGGACAGCCCGATCGTCGCGTGGCTCACCGACGGCATGGTGCTGCCCACCGAGGGCCCGGCCAAGGTCAGCGACTTCATCCACCCCCGTGTCGAGCCCGAGCTCGTCGTCACCCTCAAGGCCGACCTAAGGGGTCCGGGGGTCACCCCGGCGCAGGCCCTGGATGCGGTCGGTTCGGTCCTGGCCGGCGTCGAGGTCATCGACAGCCGCTATCGCAACTTCCGCTTCACCCACCAGGACGTCGTGGCTGACAACGCCTCCTCCGGTGCCTACGTCACCGGAACGGTCGCCAAGACCGTCCCCGAGGTCGACCTGGCCCTGGAGGCCGTCCTGGTCGAGGTCGACGGTGCCGTGGTCGACACCGCCACCGGCGCCGCGATCATGGGCCACCCGGCCGAGGCGCTGGCCGCGGCAGCCAACATGCTCGGCGCCCGCGGCATCACGATGGAAGCCGGCTGGGTCGTCCTGCTCGGCGCCATGACCGACGCCGTGCCCGTCCAGGCGGGCACCACGCTGGCGTTCCACTACACCAACCTCGGGTCCATCTATCTGTCCTGGGAGGACTGA
- a CDS encoding acetaldehyde dehydrogenase (acetylating), with translation MAETKPTAAIVGSGNIGTDLMFKLMRSETLDLRYMIGVDPASDGLARAAKLGLEASPEGVDWLLSRSELPDVVFEATSAGAHFANAPRYREAGITAIDLTPAAVGPYVCPPVNLDINLDADNLNLITCGGQATTPMVKAVSSVVPVEYAEIVASISSRSAGPGTRANIDEFTQTTSTALEQVGGAGRGKAIIILNPVDPPMIMRNTVFCSIPAEAAEPGQLQDQLTASIHDMVARVQDYVPGYKLIADPQYDVAHEIWNGRSRVAIFLEVRGRGDYLPEYAGNLDIITASAARVGELVATHQQQSSKSGALA, from the coding sequence ATGGCAGAGACCAAGCCCACAGCCGCCATCGTCGGCTCCGGCAACATCGGCACGGACTTGATGTTCAAGCTGATGCGCAGCGAGACCCTCGACCTGCGCTACATGATCGGCGTGGACCCGGCCTCGGACGGCCTGGCCCGCGCGGCCAAGCTCGGCCTGGAGGCCTCCCCGGAGGGGGTGGACTGGCTGCTGTCCCGCTCCGAGCTTCCGGACGTCGTGTTCGAGGCGACCAGCGCTGGTGCCCACTTCGCGAACGCGCCGCGCTACCGCGAGGCCGGGATCACCGCGATCGACCTGACGCCCGCGGCGGTCGGCCCCTACGTCTGCCCGCCGGTGAACCTGGACATCAACCTGGACGCGGACAACCTCAACCTGATCACCTGCGGCGGTCAGGCCACGACCCCGATGGTCAAGGCCGTCAGCAGCGTGGTCCCGGTGGAGTATGCCGAGATCGTCGCCTCGATCTCCTCCCGCTCGGCCGGTCCGGGCACGCGGGCCAACATCGACGAGTTCACGCAGACGACGTCCACGGCGCTGGAGCAGGTCGGGGGCGCCGGTCGCGGGAAGGCGATCATCATCCTCAACCCGGTCGACCCGCCGATGATCATGCGCAACACGGTCTTCTGCTCGATCCCGGCCGAGGCCGCCGAGCCCGGTCAGCTGCAGGACCAGCTGACCGCCTCGATCCACGACATGGTCGCGCGGGTGCAGGACTACGTCCCGGGCTACAAGCTGATCGCCGACCCGCAGTATGACGTCGCGCACGAGATCTGGAACGGCCGCTCGCGAGTGGCGATCTTCCTCGAGGTCCGCGGGCGCGGGGACTACCTGCCGGAGTATGCCGGCAACCTGGACATCATCACCGCCTCCGCGGCCCGCGTGGGCGAGCTGGTCGCCACCCACCAGCAGCAGAGCAGCAAGAGCGGAGCACTGGCATGA
- a CDS encoding IclR family transcriptional regulator — translation MSEEPTRTGMLQRTFDILGAFRPNDVSVPPAQLARRAGLSKATGHRIIQEMLALGMLEKTDSGVRLGLRMFEIGQLVPLQRNLRRAALPFMSDLREATKATVHLAVLDGTDVLYVEIMQRADNLPSRVGGRLPAYATGVGKAMLAYSPRYVVDRVLEQPLRPLAPNTITNPDELRKELSTIRRTGVAYDREEATVGLVCAAAPILSLDGAVIGGLSVSHHVGSISPQRVAPAVHIAALGLGRTLNRNLEFRRDESRTRDDNDEGA, via the coding sequence ATGAGTGAGGAACCCACCCGGACCGGCATGCTGCAGCGGACCTTCGACATCCTTGGGGCGTTCCGCCCCAACGACGTGTCGGTGCCTCCCGCACAGCTGGCCCGTCGCGCGGGGCTGTCCAAGGCCACCGGTCACCGGATCATCCAGGAGATGCTGGCCCTGGGGATGCTGGAAAAGACTGACTCCGGGGTGCGCCTGGGGCTGCGGATGTTTGAGATCGGCCAGCTGGTGCCCCTGCAGCGCAACCTGCGTCGGGCCGCGCTGCCCTTCATGTCCGACCTGCGCGAGGCGACCAAGGCGACGGTGCACCTCGCGGTCCTGGACGGCACGGACGTGCTCTATGTCGAGATCATGCAGCGCGCCGACAATCTGCCCTCGCGGGTGGGCGGACGACTGCCGGCTTATGCGACCGGCGTGGGCAAGGCGATGCTCGCCTACTCCCCGAGGTATGTCGTGGACCGGGTCCTCGAGCAGCCGCTGCGACCGCTGGCGCCCAACACGATCACCAACCCCGACGAGCTGCGCAAGGAGCTGAGCACGATCCGGCGGACGGGCGTCGCCTATGACCGCGAGGAGGCGACCGTCGGGCTGGTCTGTGCCGCGGCGCCGATCCTGAGCCTGGACGGTGCCGTGATCGGCGGCCTGTCCGTCTCGCACCATGTCGGGTCGATCAGCCCGCAACGGGTCGCGCCGGCCGTGCACATCGCCGCGCTCGGCCTGGGGCGGACCCTGAACCGCAACCTGGAGTTCCGCCGCGATGAGTCGCGGACCCGAGACGACAACGACGAAGGAGCCTGA
- a CDS encoding ABC transporter permease: MTTTTTTTPGPARAESVPEPSRQRTPLLSRTWVRVALPVLVLVAAIGLWELASISGWINPITVPSASDTFGAMVQLTTESYFWEAAWVTLQETLYGFAIGASLGLAIGALTGTFAVFRVAIWPFVVAFQNTPRIALAPIFLTWFGFGMTSKVVMAAVICFFPVVINTVAGLASVDDNARLLFRTYGASTRQTFVRLTLPTAAPITFAGIKTALTLALLGAIVGEFVGASEGLGVLINEFNFQLEVALAFGVVMYLAVIGLILYGLIELVEKKLITWSN; encoded by the coding sequence ATGACCACTACAACCACCACCACGCCGGGTCCCGCCCGGGCCGAGTCGGTGCCCGAGCCCTCCCGGCAGCGGACACCACTGCTGTCCCGCACCTGGGTCCGGGTGGCCCTGCCGGTCCTCGTGCTCGTCGCCGCGATCGGGCTCTGGGAGCTGGCCAGCATCAGCGGCTGGATCAACCCGATCACCGTCCCCTCGGCGTCGGACACCTTCGGCGCGATGGTCCAGCTGACCACCGAGAGCTACTTCTGGGAGGCCGCCTGGGTCACCCTGCAGGAGACGCTGTACGGGTTTGCGATCGGTGCCTCGCTCGGGCTGGCGATCGGAGCCCTGACCGGCACCTTCGCGGTCTTCCGGGTCGCGATCTGGCCGTTCGTCGTGGCCTTCCAGAACACCCCACGCATTGCGCTGGCCCCCATCTTCCTGACCTGGTTCGGCTTCGGCATGACGTCCAAGGTCGTCATGGCTGCGGTCATCTGCTTCTTCCCCGTGGTCATCAACACGGTGGCGGGGCTGGCCTCGGTCGATGACAACGCCCGGCTGCTCTTCCGCACCTATGGCGCCAGCACGCGCCAGACGTTCGTCCGGCTGACGCTGCCCACGGCCGCCCCGATCACCTTCGCCGGCATCAAGACGGCCCTGACCCTGGCGCTGTTGGGCGCCATCGTCGGTGAGTTCGTCGGTGCGTCCGAGGGCTTGGGCGTCCTGATCAACGAGTTCAACTTCCAGCTTGAGGTCGCGCTCGCCTTCGGCGTCGTGATGTATCTGGCGGTCATCGGTCTGATCCTCTATGGGCTCATCGAGCTCGTGGAGAAGAAGCTCATCACCTGGTCCAACTGA
- the dmpG gene encoding 4-hydroxy-2-oxovalerate aldolase gives MSSTQSLNATAAPDYPGHPNDLAAAGIDLRITDTTLRDGSHAVRHRFTEAQVRETVRALDTAGVQVIEVTHGDGLGGSSFNYGFSLVPELELVKAAVEEAEQAKIAVLMLPGLGTIDHLKAARDAGASVARIATHCSEADVSIQHFKAARDLGFETVGFLMLSHRLEPEQLAEQARIMADAGCQGVYVVDSAGALVLEQASDRVAAVVAELGSDAQVGYHGHQNLSFGVANSVLAYRAGARQIDGSLAALGAGAGNSPTEVLVAAYERLGIRTGVDLDLVLSAANDVALPYITRLPWMDRASIVQGYAGVYSSFLLHAERAGERYGVPSHEILRRAGEKGYVGGQEDLMIELAIELAAAQDEVPA, from the coding sequence ATGAGCAGCACGCAGTCCCTGAACGCGACGGCGGCCCCGGACTACCCCGGTCACCCCAACGACCTGGCCGCGGCTGGCATCGACCTGCGGATCACCGACACCACGCTGCGCGACGGCTCGCACGCCGTGCGGCACCGGTTCACCGAGGCGCAGGTGCGGGAGACCGTCCGCGCCCTGGACACCGCCGGCGTGCAGGTCATCGAGGTCACTCACGGTGACGGGCTGGGCGGGTCCTCCTTCAACTACGGCTTCTCCCTGGTGCCCGAGCTCGAGCTGGTCAAGGCCGCGGTCGAGGAGGCCGAGCAGGCCAAGATCGCCGTGCTGATGCTGCCCGGGCTGGGCACCATCGACCACCTGAAGGCCGCTCGTGACGCCGGGGCGTCGGTGGCCCGGATCGCCACGCACTGCTCCGAGGCGGACGTATCGATCCAGCACTTCAAGGCGGCCCGGGACCTCGGGTTTGAGACCGTCGGGTTCCTGATGCTCTCCCACCGCCTCGAGCCCGAGCAGCTGGCCGAGCAGGCCCGCATCATGGCCGACGCCGGCTGTCAGGGTGTGTATGTCGTGGACTCGGCCGGGGCGCTCGTGCTCGAGCAGGCCTCCGACCGGGTGGCCGCGGTCGTGGCCGAGCTGGGCAGTGACGCCCAGGTCGGCTATCACGGGCACCAGAACCTGTCCTTCGGTGTGGCGAACTCGGTGCTGGCCTATCGTGCCGGCGCCCGTCAGATCGACGGGTCGCTGGCCGCCCTGGGCGCTGGCGCCGGCAACTCACCGACGGAGGTGCTGGTGGCTGCCTACGAGCGCCTCGGCATACGGACCGGGGTTGATCTCGACCTGGTCCTGTCCGCCGCCAACGACGTCGCCCTGCCCTACATCACACGGCTGCCGTGGATGGACCGCGCCTCGATCGTGCAGGGCTATGCCGGGGTCTACTCCAGCTTCCTGCTGCACGCCGAGCGGGCGGGCGAGCGTTATGGCGTGCCCTCGCACGAGATCCTGCGCCGCGCGGGTGAGAAGGGCTACGTCGGCGGCCAGGAGGACCTGATGATCGAGCTGGCCATCGAGCTTGCCGCGGCCCAGGACGAGGTGCCCGCATGA
- a CDS encoding ABC transporter ATP-binding protein: MTSMTQSAPAAVAAGEPITLQGVNKTYSTASGPLPVLRDVNLDIEAGEFVALVGPSGCGKSTLLKLIAGLIPFDNGQVRVGDQAPKEGRRDVGFMLQQSVLMPWRSVRENVELPFDLTKDKGPHVDQRVDYLLELVGLGHSVDMNPWELSGGMQQRVAFARTLALDPQVLLMDEPFAALDEFKREHLGLEVTKMHEDMRKTSILVTHSIPEAVMMSDRIIALGARPGRVVGDIKVTLPRPRSAAMISTPEFQDIARQVREALAGEDGSIA; encoded by the coding sequence ATGACTTCGATGACGCAGTCCGCTCCCGCAGCAGTTGCTGCCGGTGAGCCGATCACCCTCCAGGGGGTGAACAAGACCTACTCCACCGCCTCTGGCCCGCTGCCCGTGCTGCGCGACGTGAACCTCGACATCGAGGCCGGAGAGTTCGTCGCCCTCGTCGGCCCCTCCGGGTGCGGCAAGTCCACTCTGCTCAAGCTCATCGCCGGTTTGATCCCGTTCGACAACGGACAGGTCCGCGTGGGCGACCAGGCCCCCAAGGAGGGCCGGCGCGACGTCGGCTTCATGCTGCAGCAGTCGGTCCTCATGCCGTGGCGCAGCGTCCGCGAGAACGTCGAGCTGCCGTTCGACCTGACCAAGGACAAGGGCCCGCACGTCGACCAGCGCGTTGACTATCTGCTCGAGCTCGTCGGCCTCGGTCACTCGGTGGACATGAACCCGTGGGAGCTGTCCGGCGGCATGCAGCAGCGAGTGGCGTTTGCCCGCACACTCGCGCTCGACCCGCAGGTCCTGCTCATGGACGAGCCGTTCGCGGCGCTGGACGAGTTCAAGCGCGAGCACCTCGGGCTCGAGGTCACCAAGATGCACGAGGACATGCGCAAGACCTCGATCCTGGTCACCCACTCCATCCCCGAGGCCGTCATGATGTCCGACCGCATCATCGCCCTGGGCGCCCGCCCCGGCCGGGTGGTCGGTGACATCAAGGTCACGCTGCCCCGCCCCCGCTCGGCCGCGATGATCAGCACCCCCGAGTTCCAGGACATCGCTCGCCAGGTCCGTGAGGCCCTGGCCGGAGAAGACGGGTCGATCGCATGA
- a CDS encoding ABC transporter substrate-binding protein: protein MSVFRKTVGAAVAASALLLVSACGGDTADGDNTATAGGNAAGDAVEILLPFPEGLPFAPLIVARANGYFDDNNVTVETSVADGSGFVTQQLVSGNVQFALLGSADIAVAASKRDDVRVIFCNQVNNVYRIMATEESGVTDIAGLAGKAIGITEPGGGENQYVNAALADAGLESPGDIKVLPIGAAGPQTLDAITKGTVQAYSSSFPDIASLTASGVSWVDITPEKYSAVPGTCMVTTQEVLDSEQGMTNAKGIAKAWVDGQYFALENEQEAFDMICEEHPEACANPDAAQALYDEALNVIRPDTDDQRPGEVAMSAWETVVEILSASEVVPADLDLTPVVSGESIDEVVEFAYSDH from the coding sequence ATGTCCGTGTTCCGCAAGACAGTCGGTGCAGCCGTGGCTGCCTCCGCACTCCTCCTGGTCTCCGCCTGTGGCGGTGACACCGCCGATGGTGACAACACCGCCACCGCTGGCGGCAACGCCGCCGGTGATGCCGTCGAGATTCTCCTGCCGTTCCCGGAGGGTCTTCCGTTCGCACCACTCATCGTCGCGCGGGCCAACGGCTACTTCGACGACAACAACGTGACGGTCGAGACCTCTGTCGCGGACGGTTCGGGCTTCGTCACCCAGCAGCTCGTCTCGGGCAACGTCCAGTTCGCCCTCCTGGGCTCGGCAGACATCGCGGTCGCCGCCTCCAAGCGCGACGACGTGCGCGTGATCTTCTGCAACCAGGTCAACAACGTCTATCGGATCATGGCCACCGAGGAGTCCGGCGTGACCGACATCGCCGGCCTCGCCGGCAAGGCGATCGGCATCACCGAGCCCGGCGGTGGCGAGAACCAGTATGTCAACGCCGCCCTGGCGGACGCCGGGCTGGAGTCGCCCGGTGACATCAAGGTGCTTCCGATCGGCGCTGCCGGACCGCAGACGCTGGACGCGATCACCAAGGGCACGGTCCAGGCCTACTCGTCGTCGTTCCCCGACATCGCCTCGCTCACCGCCTCCGGTGTGTCGTGGGTCGACATCACCCCTGAGAAGTACTCCGCGGTCCCGGGCACCTGCATGGTGACCACCCAGGAGGTGCTCGACTCCGAGCAGGGCATGACCAACGCCAAGGGCATCGCCAAGGCCTGGGTCGATGGTCAGTACTTCGCGCTCGAGAACGAGCAGGAGGCCTTCGACATGATCTGTGAGGAGCACCCGGAGGCCTGTGCCAACCCGGATGCCGCCCAGGCGCTCTATGACGAGGCGCTCAACGTGATCCGTCCCGACACCGACGACCAGCGCCCCGGTGAGGTCGCCATGTCAGCCTGGGAGACCGTGGTGGAGATCCTCTCCGCCTCCGAGGTGGTCCCGGCCGACCTCGACCTGACGCCCGTCGTCAGCGGCGAGAGCATCGACGAGGTTGTCGAGTTCGCCTACTCGGACCACTGA
- a CDS encoding 2-keto-4-pentenoate hydratase, with protein sequence MTTVPAALAARLSREHDSGTLLVSGSLPELRDAGVAWQVQRAGERQRLAAGAVLTGWKVGYASEALRHEMGISTPNYGPLYADMVRCSGAPVGPGLAQPRVEPEVALVMAAEVDPRQLAKLSEAEGHRALSEAVAEVRCALEVVDSVWAWYSFTWEENTADGSSAARVVLGDPIPASADLATIGITIREVDAHGNATTYTGSSGAAMGHPLSSLRWLAGALAEEGRSLRAGDIVLTGGLTPTLPLAAGATVSAQFDSSGWAGHVEVSR encoded by the coding sequence GTGACCACCGTGCCCGCCGCCCTCGCCGCGCGTCTTTCTCGAGAGCATGACTCCGGGACCCTCCTGGTCTCCGGCAGCCTGCCCGAGCTGCGCGACGCGGGGGTGGCGTGGCAGGTCCAGCGGGCCGGCGAGCGACAGCGCCTGGCGGCCGGCGCCGTCCTGACGGGGTGGAAGGTGGGCTATGCCTCCGAGGCCCTGCGACACGAGATGGGCATCAGCACGCCGAACTACGGACCGCTGTATGCCGACATGGTCCGCTGCAGCGGCGCACCGGTCGGTCCGGGGCTGGCCCAGCCCCGGGTCGAGCCGGAAGTCGCCCTGGTCATGGCCGCAGAGGTGGATCCGCGCCAGCTGGCGAAGCTGTCCGAGGCGGAGGGTCACCGTGCCCTGTCCGAGGCGGTCGCGGAGGTGCGGTGCGCCCTGGAGGTGGTCGATAGTGTGTGGGCCTGGTATTCCTTCACCTGGGAGGAGAACACGGCAGATGGCTCGTCGGCGGCGCGCGTCGTCCTGGGAGACCCGATCCCAGCCTCGGCCGACCTGGCCACCATCGGCATCACGATCCGCGAGGTGGATGCCCACGGCAACGCCACGACATACACCGGGTCCTCCGGCGCAGCCATGGGCCACCCCTTGTCCTCGCTGCGGTGGCTGGCCGGCGCTCTCGCCGAAGAAGGTCGGTCGCTGCGGGCCGGTGACATCGTGCTGACCGGGGGCCTGACGCCCACCCTCCCGCTCGCCGCGGGCGCGACGGTGAGCGCCCAGTTCGACAGCTCTGGTTGGGCGGGACACGTGGAGGTCAGCCGATGA
- a CDS encoding 2-keto-4-pentenoate hydratase has translation MDNDVRLRVAQELASAYTTREPIAPLVQTHPGITLDDSYEIQQLQLRERLDGGAQVVGYKVGLTSAVMQRQMGVDQPDYGYLLDEMTYLENAPVPTEHFVQPKVEPEIAFVLGRDVSGPNATVAQVMGAIEYVVPALEIIDSRIRDWKIGLLDTVADNASSGGVVLGSRPTSLVDQDLRLAGCNLFVNGRIVGTGAGGAVLGSPLTAAVWLINTLGARGVTLRAGQVILSGSVTAAVTVAQGDTVSAQIAGLGTVTTRFV, from the coding sequence ATGGACAACGACGTTCGCCTGAGGGTCGCGCAAGAGCTGGCCTCGGCATACACCACCCGCGAGCCGATCGCGCCGCTGGTGCAGACCCACCCTGGCATCACGCTTGATGACTCCTATGAGATCCAGCAGCTGCAGCTGCGTGAGCGCCTCGACGGCGGCGCCCAGGTGGTCGGCTACAAGGTGGGGCTGACCTCAGCGGTGATGCAGCGCCAGATGGGCGTCGACCAGCCGGACTACGGCTACCTGCTGGACGAGATGACCTATCTGGAGAACGCGCCGGTCCCGACCGAGCACTTCGTCCAGCCCAAGGTCGAGCCCGAGATCGCCTTCGTCCTCGGTCGCGACGTCAGCGGCCCCAACGCCACGGTCGCCCAGGTGATGGGGGCGATCGAGTATGTCGTGCCCGCGCTGGAGATCATCGACTCCCGCATCAGGGACTGGAAGATCGGGCTGCTGGACACGGTGGCGGACAACGCCTCCTCCGGCGGCGTCGTGCTGGGCTCTCGCCCCACGTCCCTGGTCGACCAGGATCTGCGACTGGCTGGCTGCAACCTCTTTGTCAACGGTCGCATCGTCGGCACCGGTGCCGGCGGGGCCGTCCTCGGCTCGCCGCTGACCGCTGCGGTCTGGCTCATCAACACCCTCGGCGCGCGTGGGGTCACCCTGCGCGCCGGCCAGGTCATCCTCTCCGGCTCGGTCACCGCTGCGGTCACCGTCGCGCAGGGTGACACCGTCTCGGCCCAGATCGCTGGTCTGGGCACCGTCACCACCCGCTTCGTCTAA